A genome region from Glutamicibacter arilaitensis Re117 includes the following:
- a CDS encoding histidine phosphatase family protein, with protein MKLGFVRHGQTQWNLEGRLQGSSDIPLNDTGRSQAREAVGVLDGGQWDAIVSSPLSRARETAQIIAEGLGLELGPSYDLLIERDYAQGEGMVETEALALWPDKHGGGIEPLESVVDRGLRAMAQIASDYPGKNVAVICHGTIIRYTLSHFAGYKLDTIRNGSVAIIGNETGKWQLELVNDQVPEQLAR; from the coding sequence ATGAAACTTGGATTCGTCCGCCACGGACAGACACAATGGAACCTCGAAGGCCGACTGCAGGGCTCCAGCGATATTCCGTTGAATGACACCGGCAGGTCCCAGGCCCGCGAAGCTGTGGGCGTACTCGATGGCGGCCAGTGGGATGCGATCGTTTCCTCGCCACTATCGCGTGCCCGCGAGACGGCACAGATCATCGCCGAAGGGCTGGGCCTTGAACTGGGCCCGAGCTATGACCTGCTCATCGAGCGCGACTACGCGCAGGGCGAGGGCATGGTGGAAACCGAAGCGCTGGCCCTGTGGCCAGATAAGCACGGCGGCGGAATCGAACCGCTGGAATCCGTGGTCGACCGCGGGCTGCGCGCCATGGCACAGATTGCGTCCGACTACCCGGGCAAGAACGTTGCGGTGATCTGCCATGGCACCATCATCCGCTACACGCTCTCGCATTTCGCCGGCTACAAGCTGGACACCATCCGCAATGGCTCGGTGGCCATAATCGGCAATGAAACCGGCAAATGGCAGCTCGAATTGGTCAACGACCAGGTGCCTGAACAACTCGCGCGCTAA